One Rosa chinensis cultivar Old Blush chromosome 3, RchiOBHm-V2, whole genome shotgun sequence DNA window includes the following coding sequences:
- the LOC112192256 gene encoding stachyose synthase, translated as MAPPNDPISPVFNAFRSESSGKYFDVSNGKLSVKGIPLLSEVPSNVTFSHFHSPCQSSDVPLPLLQRVRASSHKGAFLGFNKEVPSDRLLNSLGKLSNRDFLSIFRFKTWWSTMWVGNSGSNLQMETQWVLLDVPEIKSYVIIIPIIEDSFRSALHPGSDDHVMICAESGSSQVKASNFNAIAYVHASENPYNLMKEAYSAVRVHLNSFRLLEEKTVPNLVNKFGWCTWDAFYLTVEPVGVWHGVKEFVEGGVSPRFLIIDDGWQSINMDDEDLKEDTKNLVLGGTQMTARLHSFEECKKFRNYRGGSMLGPDAPSFDPKKPKLLIAKAIEIEHAEKEHDKALHSGVTELYVFEKKLQKLKTELNDIIGEGESSASNECRGSSSGSGKNYGMKAFTGDLRTKFKGLDDIYVWHALCGAWGGVRPGSTHLSSKIIPCKVSPGLDGTMNDLAVVKIIEGGIGLVHPDQADSFYDSMHSYLSEVGITGVKVDVIHTLEYVSEEYGGRVELAKAYYKGLTHSLQKNFNGTGLIASMQQCNDFFFLGTKQISIGRVGDDFWFQDPNGDPMGVYWLQGVHMIHCAYNSMWMGQMIQPDWDMFQSDHLCAKFHAGSRAICGGPVYVSDSVSGHDFDLIKKLVYPDGTIPKCQHFALPTRDCLFKNPLFDDKTVLKIWNFNKYGGVIGAFNCQGAGWDPKEQRIKGHSECYKPISCSLHVREIEWDQKSEAALLGEAEEYVVYLSEVDELRLMTPKSDAIKIVIQPSSFEILSFLPVRKLGHSIKFAPIGLTNMFNCGGTLQELEYKSTAVEFSAMIKVKGGGKFLAYSSESPKKCCLNGAEVAFEWSADGKLNLSVPWVEQAAGISDVLVAF; from the exons ATGGCACCTCCTAATGATCCTATTAGTCCAGTTTTCAATGCGTTCCGGTCCGAGAGTTCTGGAAAATACTTTGACGTCTCTAATGGAAAGCTTAGTGTCAAAGGGATTCCATTGCTCTCTGAAGTTCCAAGCAATGTAACTTTCAGTCACTTCCACTCACCCTGCCAATCTTCTGATGTTCCACTTCCTCTGCTCCAACGGGTTCGTGCCTCGTCCCACAAGGGTGCTTTCCTTGGATTCAACAAGGAGGTTCCCTCAGATAGGCTGCTCAACTCCTTGGGGAAACTCAGTAACAGGGATTTCCTTAGTATCTTTAGGTTCAAGACATGGTGGTCTaccatgtgggtgggaaactcTGGTTCAAACTTGCAAATGGAAACCCAATGGGTGCTCTTAGATGTCCCGGAGATCAAGTCATATGTTATAATCATACCCATCATTGAAGACAGTTTCAGGTCTGCTCTTCATCCTGGCAGTGATGACCATGTCATGATCTGTGCCGAGAGTGGTTCTAGTCAAGTGAAAGCGTCGAATTTCAATGCCATTGCTTATGTTCATGCTTCTGAAAATCCCTACAACTTGATGAAAGAAGCCTATAGTGCTGTTAGAGTCCATCTCAATAGTTTTAGGCTCTTGGAAGAGAAGACGGTCCCAAATCTAGTTAACAAATTTGGTTGGTGCACTTGGGATGCATTCTACTTAACTGTAGAACCTGTTGGTGTCTGGCATGGTGTGAAAGAATTTGTTGAAGGCGGTGTGTCCCCGCGGTTTCtcataattgatgatggttGGCAAAGCATCAACATGGATGATGAGGACCTGAAGGAGGACACAAAAAATCTAGTTCTTGGTGGGACTCAAATGACTGCTAGGCTTCACAGTTTTGAGGAGTGCAAAAAGTTCAGGAACTACAGAGGTGGCTCTATGTTGGGTCCTGATGCTCCTTCTTTTGATCCCAAAAAGCCAAAACTGCTGATTGCCAAGGCAATTGAAATAGAGCATGCTGAGAAGGAACACGACAAGGCCCTTCATTCTGGAGTCACTGAGTTGtatgtgttcgaaaaaaaactTCAGAAACTGAAGACAGAGTTGAATGATATCATTGGTGAAGGAGAGAGCAGTGCTTCTAATGAATGCCGTGGAAGCAGTTCTGGCAGTGGCAAAAACTATGGAATGAAGGCCTTCACAGGTGACTTGAGAACCAAGTTTAAAGGTTTGGATGACATATATGTATGGCATGCTCTTTGTGGTGCGTGGGGTGGTGTTAGGCCAGGTTCAACTCATCTCAGTTCAAAGATCATTCCTTGCAAAGTCTCACCTGGACTAGATGGGACGATGAATGATCTGGCTGTGGTGAAAATCATTGAGGGCGGGATTGGGCTTGTTCATCCTGATCAAGCTGATAGTTTCTATGACTCCATGCACTCTTACCTTTCTGAAGTTGGTATCACTGGAGTCAAAGTGGATGTAATTCAT ACACTTGAATATGTATCTGAGGAATACGGAGGCCGTGTGGAGCTTGCAAAGGCTTATTACAAGGGGCTGACTCATTCTCTTCAGAAGAACTTCAATGGGACTGGACTTATTGCTAGCATGCAGCAATGCAATGACTTCTTCTTTCTTGGCACAAAGCAAATCTCTATTGGAAGAGTCG GTGACGATTTTTGGTTTCAGGATCCGAATGGAGATCCAATGGGAGTCTACTGGTTACAAGGAGTTCATATGATCCACTGCGCTTACAACAGCATGTGGATGGGCCAGATGATACAGCCTGATTGGGACATGTTTCAATCAgaccatttatgtgccaaattTCATGCAGGATCAAGAGCAATCTGTGGGGGTCCGGTTTATGTAAGTGACTCAGTTTCAGGGCATGATTTCGATCTCATTAAGAAGCTTGTTTACCCGGATGGTACAATTCCCAAGTGCCAGCATTTCGCTCTCCCAACCAGGGACTGCCTCTTCAAAAACCCTTTATTTGATGATAAGACTGTCCTGAAAATTTGGAACTTTAACAAG TATGGCGGTGTCATTGGAGCTTTCAATTGTCAAGGGGCTGGTTGGGACCCCAAGGAACAGAGGATCAAAGGCCACTCAGAGTGCTACAAGCCAATCTCTTGTTCATTACATGTTCGTGAGATTGAATGGGACCAAAAGTCTGAAGCAGCCCTTTTGGGCGAGGCTGAAGAGTACGTTGTCTACCTCAGCGAGGTTGATGAGCTCCGCCTGATGACCCCAAAGTCCGATGCCATTAAAATAGTCATCCAGCCATCTTCGTTTGAGATTTTGAGCTTTTTGCCGGTTAGAAAGCTAGGCCACAGCATTAAGTTCGCGCCAATTGGACTTACAAACATGTTCAACTGTGGAGGCACACTACAAGAGTTGGAGTACAAAAGTACCGCAGTCGAGTTTAGTGCCATGATCAAAGTTAAAGGTGGAGGCAAGTTCCTGGCCTACTCAAGTGAGTCACCAAAGAAATGTTGTTTGAATGGTGCTGAGGTAGCTTTTGAGTGGTCTGCTGATGGCAAATTGAACTTGAGTGTTCCTTGGGTTGAACAAGCTGCTGGCATTTCTGATGTGCTTGTTGCattttga